In the Gloeocapsa sp. PCC 73106 genome, GATCGCGTCGGGGTAAGGCTTGCTTTTTGACTCAAATTACCAGAGCGATTACTCCCGGTACCGTTTTTGTACCTATGCACTGGGGTGCTCTTTGGGCTCAACACGCTGAAGCTAACCTACTCACTCATTCTGAAGCTTGTCCTATTTCTTTAGAACCAGAATTAAAAGCCTGTGCGGTGCAATTGATACCAGTTTTAGCTAGTTCGGCTACTTTAATTGATGTTAGTGAATTAAATTCAAAATTGGCTAATTTTTAAGGTATTTATTCACAAAATCCCCTGGGATTAAACACTCAAAATCGGCGATCGCTTTAATTAATTCTCGATTGCTAGAGATGAAACAGTCCGCAGCACCATACTTGGCTGAAAGATATATCTCAATGTCTTCTGACGGAATTGTTTTTTCCTTAATCAACTTTAATTTTTCTTCTTTCCAGTCCACAGTAGAGGAAATATAGAAAATATTAAACCAACGCCAAATATTAGATATTAGCTGACCTGCTTGATCTTTTCCATACAAGTATTTAGCTACTCTTCGGATCTGATCTACAAGCTCATCTGAAAGTATAATTTCCACGTCCAGAGTTGGGGACTTCGCTCTATAACCAAGAGCTTCTAGAATGAAACTTTCTTGACTTTGTTGGTTTGCGTCCCCAATGATAAATACATTTGTGTCTAAAAACAGTCGTTGAAGAAACATAGTTAAGATCGCCCTTTTTCTTTGAGCATCTCCACCTTAATTTGACGGATAAGTTCAACGACTTTCTCAGGAGTATCATAGCCTTTTTTTATCATAAGCTGATGACGACGCTCGAAATCATCAAGCTCGTTTTTAGATATAATAATAACATCTACCTCGCCGTTGCTAATTTCTTCGGAAATGATAACTTTAAGTTCTCTATCTTTTATTATTCCTTTGGTTTGTATAATTTTCATGGTATTTTTATAAAATTGATTTTTCTTGGGAAGTCAAAGATTAATTAT is a window encoding:
- a CDS encoding PIN domain-containing protein — encoded protein: MFLQRLFLDTNVFIIGDANQQSQESFILEALGYRAKSPTLDVEIILSDELVDQIRRVAKYLYGKDQAGQLISNIWRWFNIFYISSTVDWKEEKLKLIKEKTIPSEDIEIYLSAKYGAADCFISSNRELIKAIADFECLIPGDFVNKYLKN